A single region of the Populus nigra chromosome 2, ddPopNigr1.1, whole genome shotgun sequence genome encodes:
- the LOC133681977 gene encoding chalcone synthase, with protein sequence MAPSIEEIRKAQRASGPATILAIGKATPANCVSQADYPDYYFRITNSEHMTELKEKFKRMCDKSMIKKRYMHLTEEILKENPSMCEYMAPSLDARQDMVVVEVPKLGKEAATKAIKEWGQPKSKITHLVFCTTSGVDMPGADYQLTKLLGLRPSVKRLMMYQQGCFAGGTVLRLAKDLAENNKGSRVLVVCSEITAVTFRGPSDTHLDSMVGQALFGDGAAAVIIGADPDTSIERPLFQLVSAAQTILPDSDGAIDGHLREVGLTFHLLKDVPGLISKNIEKSLVEAFAPIGINDWNSIFWIAHPGGPAILDQVEIKLDLKEEKLRATRNVLSDYGNMSSACVLFILDEMRNKSLEEGKSTTGEGLEWGVLFGFGPGLTVETVVLHSVPVEQTIYS encoded by the exons ATGGCACCGTCGATTGAGGAGATCAGAAAGGCCCAGCGAGCCAGTGGTCCAGCCACCATCCTGGCCATTGGCAAGGCCACCCCGGCCAACTGTGTCTCCCAGGCTGACTATCCTGACTACTACTTCCGGATCACCAACAGTGAACACATGACTGAGTTGAAGGAGAAATTCAAACGCATGT GTGACAAATCTATGATCAAGAAACGGTACATGCACCTAACGGAGGAGATACTGAAAGAGAACCCTAGCATGTGTGAATACATGGCTCCGTCTCTTGATGCACGCCAAGACATGGTGGTTGTGGAGGTGCCAAAGCTAGGAAAAGAAGCAGCAACTAAGGCTATAAAAGAGTGGGGTCAGCCAAAATCCAAGATCACCCACCTTGTATTCTGTACAACCTCAGGTGTAGACATGCCAGGTGCTGACTACCAGCTCACCAAGCTCCTCGGCCTGCGTCCCTCCGTAAAGAGACTCATGATGTATCAGCAGGGCTGCTTCGCCGGCGGGACCGTCCTTCGTTTAGCTAAGGACTTGGCTGAGAACAACAAGGGCTCACGCGTTCTTGTTGTCTGCTCTGAGATCACTGCTGTCACTTTTCGTGGACCCTCTGATACTCACTTGGATTCAATGGTAGGGCAAGCGCTTTTTGGCGATGGTGCTGCAGCAGTTATTATAGGTGCTGATCCTGACACTTCCATAGAGCGTCCATTATTCCAGCTTGTTTCAGCTGCGCAAACCATCCTTCCTGACTCTGACGGGGCCATCGATGGACACTTACGTGAGGTTGGTTTAACCTTTCACCTGCTAAAGGATGTTCCTGGGCTAATCTCAAAGAACATAGAGAAAAGCCTGGTTGAAGCATTCGCTCCAATTGGTATCAACGATTGGAACTCCATATTTTGGATTGCACACCCTGGTGGCCCCGCGATTCTTGACCAGGTTGAGATTAAGCTAGATCTAAAGGAAGAGAAACTGAGAGCTACAAGAAACGTCCTAAGTGATTATGGCAACATGTCAAGTGCTTGTGTTTTGTTTATCTTGGACGAGATGAGAAACAAGTCTCTCGAGGAAGGGAAAAGCACCACTGGTGAAGGGCTTGAGTGGGGTGTTTTGTTTGGATTCGGACCAGGACTCACCGTTGAGACAGTGGTGTTACACAGCGTTCCAGTAGAACAAACAATTTACTCATGA